In Maridesulfovibrio sp., a single genomic region encodes these proteins:
- a CDS encoding aldo/keto reductase, giving the protein MQKRQLGNSGLKVSALGLGCMGMSYGQGPAADRQEMIALIRNAVERGITFFDTAETYGPHINEELLGEALAPFKDEVIRATKFGIMVDFQSGKQILDSSPASIRKSVEGSLKRLKVETIDLYYQHRVDPEVSIEEVAETVKALIAEGKVRYWGLSEAGVQTIRRAHEVLPVTAVQSEYSMMWREPEEELLPVLEELGIGLVPFSPLGKGFLTGRFDKSSTFGKDDFRSIVPRFSPENLDANQILVKLIREIAAGKNVTPAQIALSWVLSRKPWIVPIFGTTSLQRLDENIGATEVEFTQDELLILDKALSGIEISGDRYPAEFAKRVGN; this is encoded by the coding sequence TGGGCTGCATGGGCATGAGCTATGGTCAGGGCCCCGCTGCTGACAGACAGGAAATGATAGCTCTTATCCGTAATGCGGTAGAAAGAGGAATTACATTCTTCGATACCGCCGAGACATACGGTCCGCACATCAATGAAGAGTTGCTGGGAGAAGCGCTGGCTCCGTTTAAGGACGAAGTGATAAGAGCCACCAAATTCGGGATAATGGTAGATTTCCAGAGCGGAAAGCAGATTCTGGACAGCAGTCCGGCCAGTATCCGTAAATCGGTGGAAGGATCACTGAAACGTCTTAAAGTGGAGACAATAGACCTGTATTACCAGCATCGCGTTGATCCAGAGGTATCAATCGAGGAAGTCGCGGAAACCGTGAAAGCGCTGATTGCTGAAGGAAAGGTCAGATATTGGGGCCTTTCCGAAGCAGGAGTCCAGACCATACGCCGGGCTCATGAAGTTCTTCCTGTAACCGCTGTTCAGAGCGAATATTCAATGATGTGGAGAGAACCGGAGGAAGAGCTGCTTCCCGTGCTGGAAGAGCTGGGAATCGGGCTTGTTCCGTTCAGTCCGCTGGGCAAGGGATTTCTTACCGGCAGGTTCGATAAGTCTTCCACTTTCGGCAAGGACGACTTCCGCAGTATTGTCCCGCGCTTCAGTCCGGAAAATCTGGATGCCAACCAGATTCTGGTTAAACTGATCCGGGAGATTGCCGCAGGTAAAAATGTTACTCCGGCGCAGATAGCCCTTTCCTGGGTGCTGAGCCGTAAACCGTGGATAGTGCCTATTTTCGGAACGACCAGCCTGCAGCGGCTGGATGAAAACATCGGGGCAACCGAAGTGGAATTTACCCAGGACGAACTACTCATCCTGGATAAAGCCCTTTCCGGAATAGAAATTTCAGGAGATCGTTATCCTGCGGAATTTGCGAAACGAGTTGGAAATTAA
- a CDS encoding cupin domain-containing protein, producing MADINTDNFFGRGEDNTAYAKYFVGNSFLNIINTEGVFIANVTFEPGCRNNWHSHEASEGGGQILLCTCGRGWYQEWEKPARALKPGDVVYIPSGVKHWHGAAKDSWFSHLSVEVPGENKSNEWLEPVSDEDYNSLD from the coding sequence ATGGCGGATATCAACACTGATAACTTTTTCGGACGCGGAGAGGACAACACAGCTTACGCCAAGTATTTCGTAGGTAATAGTTTTCTCAATATTATCAACACTGAAGGTGTTTTCATCGCCAACGTGACCTTTGAACCGGGCTGCCGGAATAACTGGCACAGTCATGAAGCCAGCGAAGGCGGCGGTCAGATCCTGCTGTGTACCTGCGGACGCGGCTGGTATCAGGAGTGGGAAAAGCCTGCTCGCGCACTCAAGCCGGGTGACGTGGTCTACATCCCCTCCGGAGTAAAGCACTGGCACGGAGCCGCAAAAGACAGCTGGTTTTCGCATCTGTCCGTTGAGGTTCCCGGCGAAAACAAGAGCAACGAATGGCTTGAGCCGGTATCTGACGAAGATTACAACTCTCTGGACTAA